The Litchfieldia alkalitelluris genome has a window encoding:
- a CDS encoding DUF1659 domain-containing protein, with product MATQVITGTSLRLIFEAGVDQFGEMKYKSKNYNNIKTSATPDALFATANALLGLQSLKNAGIRRFDTNDIF from the coding sequence ATGGCAACACAAGTTATCACAGGTACGTCATTACGTTTAATTTTTGAAGCGGGTGTCGATCAATTTGGTGAAATGAAGTACAAATCAAAGAACTATAACAACATCAAAACGAGTGCAACACCTGACGCGCTATTTGCAACAGCGAATGCTCTTTTAGGGCTTCAAAGTTTAAAGAATGCGGGAATTCGTCGATTTGACACGAACGACATTTTTTAA
- a CDS encoding DUF2922 domain-containing protein, whose amino-acid sequence MAKTLEMSFSTVDGKTAKMSIDNPIEPVDVVALAAAMDAIVAANVFITSGGDLVGKLGARVIERNVEDVIIG is encoded by the coding sequence ATGGCTAAAACGTTGGAAATGAGCTTTAGTACGGTAGATGGTAAGACAGCCAAGATGTCAATTGATAACCCAATTGAGCCGGTTGATGTAGTTGCTTTGGCGGCTGCGATGGACGCGATTGTTGCTGCTAATGTGTTTATTACGTCTGGTGGCGACCTTGTTGGGAAGTTGGGTGCTCGAGTGATTGAGCGTAATGTAGAAGATGTTATTATAGGCTAA
- a CDS encoding DUF805 domain-containing protein — MQWYVKVIQNYVNFDGRARRMEYWMFYLMNFLISLGLVMIEGIMGLPGIFTGLYSLFILLPSIAVTVRRLHDTGKSGWWFFISFIPIIGAIILLIFMIIEGEHGYNNYGHDPKEEA; from the coding sequence ATGCAATGGTATGTTAAGGTTATACAAAATTATGTGAATTTTGACGGAAGAGCAAGGCGAATGGAATATTGGATGTTCTACTTGATGAATTTCCTCATCTCGCTTGGTCTCGTCATGATTGAAGGTATTATGGGGTTACCTGGGATATTTACCGGACTATATTCGCTATTCATCCTGTTACCTTCGATAGCAGTTACCGTTCGAAGGCTGCATGACACAGGCAAAAGCGGCTGGTGGTTCTTCATAAGCTTCATCCCAATTATTGGGGCGATTATCTTGTTGATCTTCATGATTATTGAAGGTGAACATGGATACAATAACTATGGACATGATCCGAAAGAGGAAGCATAG
- a CDS encoding CBO0543 family protein: MSTFEKMDALARQNTELVEKVIVIWKDEVVFSWRWWFGVAISVLAWVSWWVVHKKESRYRLLTAGFFVMLISLVLDSMGVQLGLWSYRYEVTPFMPAYLPYDLALMPVTIMILIQVKPRSSPVVKGIIFAALSSVIGEPGIVWLDLYKPIHWKIYYSLPIYFIIYLIAHWLTSRQQYEKL; encoded by the coding sequence TTGAGTACTTTTGAAAAAATGGATGCGTTGGCAAGGCAAAATACGGAGTTGGTTGAGAAGGTTATTGTTATTTGGAAAGATGAGGTTGTGTTTTCGTGGCGGTGGTGGTTTGGTGTTGCTATTTCTGTACTAGCATGGGTGAGTTGGTGGGTGGTACATAAGAAAGAAAGTAGGTATCGCCTGCTAACCGCTGGATTTTTCGTGATGTTAATTTCCTTAGTGCTTGATTCGATGGGAGTTCAGTTGGGCTTGTGGTCGTATCGATATGAGGTCACACCCTTTATGCCTGCTTATTTGCCATATGATTTGGCATTAATGCCTGTTACCATCATGATTCTTATTCAGGTTAAACCAAGAAGTTCTCCTGTGGTAAAAGGAATCATTTTTGCGGCTTTGTCTTCTGTTATCGGGGAACCGGGGATTGTTTGGCTTGATTTATATAAACCGATTCACTGGAAAATATATTATTCATTACCGATTTATTTTATCATCTATCTGATTGCCCATTGGTTAACGTCAAGGCAACAATATGAAAAGCTTTAA
- a CDS encoding lecithin retinol acyltransferase family protein gives MSFFRDVKWFFEDMHQANKELVSDVRQVGKEFRNDMKDLVKEHNPTLGDAVEKTDRIAQAIGNVIKAKPFPGPMTTVPDMRKLLKDTHSLINPGESTYKRGDHLKVTRLGLYTHQGLYIGNDEVIHYQDGEVKVDSLDSFQKVGEVSIVNSVTIYPIETIINRAFSRLGESNYNLVFNNCEHFVNWCKSGSNTTDSI, from the coding sequence ATGAGTTTTTTTAGAGATGTAAAGTGGTTTTTTGAGGACATGCATCAAGCTAATAAGGAACTTGTTTCTGATGTAAGGCAGGTAGGGAAGGAATTTAGAAATGATATGAAGGACTTAGTGAAAGAGCATAATCCAACGCTTGGGGATGCAGTTGAAAAAACTGATAGAATTGCTCAAGCGATTGGAAATGTAATCAAAGCAAAACCATTTCCAGGGCCAATGACAACAGTTCCTGATATGAGAAAGTTATTGAAGGATACACATTCATTAATCAATCCAGGAGAGTCTACATACAAAAGAGGAGACCATTTAAAGGTAACACGCTTGGGTCTTTACACCCATCAGGGTTTATATATTGGTAATGATGAGGTCATTCATTATCAAGATGGAGAAGTGAAAGTGGATTCACTAGACTCCTTTCAAAAAGTTGGTGAGGTATCTATTGTAAACAGTGTTACAATTTACCCTATTGAAACGATCATTAATAGAGCTTTTTCCAGGCTAGGAGAAAGTAATTATAACCTAGTCTTCAACAACTGTGAGCACTTTGTCAACTGGTGTAAGAGTGGAAGTAATACAACAGATAGTATATAA
- a CDS encoding NUDIX hydrolase, whose protein sequence is MGYIKELRNLVGPMPLILNSAGVLLFNGQKVLLLYRKDTNDWGIPG, encoded by the coding sequence ATGGGATATATCAAGGAATTAAGAAATCTTGTTGGTCCTATGCCGTTAATCTTAAATTCCGCCGGTGTACTTCTATTTAATGGTCAAAAGGTACTTCTTCTATATAGAAAGGATACAAACGACTGGGGAATACCTGGTTGA
- a CDS encoding NUDIX domain-containing protein, with protein MEVGETFEDTAVRELREELDITVKNLRFFDIFSGPEFFHTYPNGDQVYSVIAMFTADHYEGEMKVDHQEIASYQYF; from the coding sequence ATGGAGGTTGGAGAAACATTTGAAGATACGGCAGTGAGAGAGCTTCGGGAAGAGTTAGATATAACTGTTAAGAATTTGCGCTTTTTTGATATATTTTCAGGACCCGAATTTTTTCATACATACCCAAATGGTGATCAGGTATATAGTGTCATCGCGATGTTTACCGCGGACCACTATGAAGGTGAAATGAAAGTTGATCATCAAGAAATAGCCTCTTATCAATATTTTTGA
- a CDS encoding IS3 family transposase (programmed frameshift) has translation MKKKYPLEIKIAAVNEYLEGGESIRQTAQKYNVNKTMLHRWVAKFQNHGISGLEETYTKYSFEFKMDVLNYLNEMGASIEEVTAVFNVSSSAIVYKWKNLLETQGIDALKKKKKERPSPMKKQPKNNQPVEGTEEALRAEIEQLRMENAYLKKPTSLNSGKELTEKEKAQVIYELRREFKVIDLIKFAEMPRSTYYYWVKQMDKPDKYSEMKEVIQQIFDEHQGRYGYRRITLELRNRGHVINHKTVLRLMNEMGLKCLVRMKKYRSYRGKVGEVAPNILERDFQATKPNEKWVTDVTEFHLFGEKLYLSPILDLYNGEIIAYNLEKRPVYTLVSKMLDTAIQQLDDHDCPILHSDQGWHYQMKKFRHTLQKNGITQSMSRKGNCLDNAVMENFFGLLKSELLYLREFESMDHFKLELEKYIYYYNHKRIKQKLKGMSPIQYRTHTQQAA, from the exons ATGAAGAAGAAATACCCTTTAGAAATAAAGATAGCTGCAGTAAATGAATATCTTGAAGGCGGAGAGTCTATTAGGCAGACAGCCCAAAAGTACAATGTTAATAAAACGATGTTACACAGATGGGTAGCGAAATTTCAAAATCATGGTATATCTGGCTTAGAGGAAACCTATACAAAATACTCATTTGAGTTTAAAATGGACGTACTTAATTATCTGAACGAGATGGGAGCGTCCATCGAAGAAGTTACTGCAGTATTTAATGTTTCTTCATCTGCCATAGTGTATAAGTGGAAGAATCTACTTGAAACACAGGGAATTGACGCTCTTAAAAAGAAGAAAAAGGAGCGTCCTTCACCCATGAAAAAGCAACCTAAGAATAATCAACCAGTAGAAGGAACTGAAGAAGCACTACGTGCTGAAATTGAACAACTTCGTATGGAGAATGCATATTTAAAAAAGC CTACAAGCCTTAATTCAGGAAAAGAACTCACAGAAAAAGAAAAGGCACAGGTGATTTATGAATTAAGGCGTGAATTTAAGGTGATTGACTTGATAAAGTTCGCTGAAATGCCACGTAGCACGTATTATTATTGGGTAAAACAAATGGATAAACCAGATAAATATAGTGAAATGAAAGAGGTTATCCAACAGATCTTTGACGAACATCAAGGTCGATATGGCTATCGACGTATCACACTGGAATTACGTAATCGGGGTCATGTAATTAATCACAAAACAGTCCTTCGCTTAATGAATGAGATGGGTTTAAAATGCTTAGTTCGCATGAAAAAATACCGTTCATATCGTGGAAAAGTGGGTGAAGTCGCACCGAATATACTAGAGCGAGATTTCCAAGCTACGAAGCCAAATGAGAAGTGGGTTACAGATGTGACAGAATTCCATTTGTTTGGCGAGAAACTTTATCTTTCACCTATTCTGGACCTTTACAACGGTGAAATTATTGCTTATAACCTAGAGAAACGTCCAGTATACACACTTGTATCTAAAATGTTAGATACGGCCATACAACAATTAGACGACCATGATTGCCCTATCCTTCACTCTGATCAAGGCTGGCATTATCAGATGAAGAAGTTTCGACACACCTTACAGAAGAATGGAATTACCCAAAGTATGTCTCGCAAGGGCAATTGTTTAGATAATGCAGTAATGGAGAACTTTTTTGGATTATTAAAGAGCGAATTACTTTATTTAAGAGAATTTGAGAGTATGGATCATTTCAAACTAGAATTAGAGAAATATATTTACTATTATAATCACAAACGGATTAAGCAAAAATTAAAAGGTATGAGTCCGATTCAATATCGAACTCATACCCAGCAAGCTGCTTAA